From Oreochromis niloticus isolate F11D_XX linkage group LG14, O_niloticus_UMD_NMBU, whole genome shotgun sequence, one genomic window encodes:
- the mindy4b gene encoding inactive ubiquitin carboxyl-terminal hydrolase MINDY-4B isoform X2 encodes MSDCRLDYIELLRQEVSRNPHRLLDVGKEEEQEEAPPPRRTLQALCSIPRRLAISAELGGMPVTPQLIESLRRILLGGNFRVFDYEWRRAIFHFREPNSELAYALKADGGGAQAIQMVVQARIIKHLLFARQSSSDGRTLHSLTEVGRREQDRALAAALSDSLWLAGQEVSATVTLVTEDYCVTPHLDYKLDTFTERLQLFTFSEKDAITNFILDHIQCFQEEGSHGVILFLYSLICSRTIERLREDLDSPTSYLLHLSPGSSVCRQALLNLLLTGRASPHLFNGTQHFGQDGLPLQHPLQGVLSRSDVGYLRWSREEMERGALPQVGSMLKTPRFPVWVCSINSSCSVLFSATRLLLSDWRAEHLFQLYYYSGQSSQTATARLTVDTHSHHWEASSRDGEADPEKRFPSLEMTIRTKWDGAAIDWNGTSPFY; translated from the exons ATGTCAGACTGCAGGCTGGACTACATCGAGCTGCTCCGACAGGAAGTCAGCAGGAATCCTCAC aggctgctggatgtggggaaggaggaggagcaggaggaagcCCCTCCACCCCGGAGGACCCTCCAAGCCCTCTGCTCTATCCCCCGGAGGCTGGCCATCTCTGCGGAGCTCGGGGGAATGCCGGTCACCCCCCAACTGATTGAG AGCCTGAGGAGGATTCTTCTGGGTGGAAACTTTCGTGTCTTCGACTACGAGTGGAGGAGAGCCATCTTCCACTTCAGGGAACCAAACTCCGAGTTAGCATACGCTCTGAAGGCTGATGGG GGCGGGGCTCAGGCCATTCAGATGGTCGTCCAGGCTCGCATCATTAAGCACCTGCTGTTTGCCCGACAGAGCAGCTCAGACGGACGGACGTTGCACAG TCTGACAGAGGTAGGACGGCGGGAGCAGGACAGGGCGTTGGCGGCCGCCCTGAGCGACAGCCTCTGGTTGGCCGGCCAGGAGGTGAGCGCCACTGTCACCTTGGTAACCGAAGACTATTGCGTCACACCTCACCTGGACTACAAACTGGACACCTTCACAGAGAGG CTGCAGCTCTTCACGTTCAGCGAGAAGGACGCCATTACCAACTTCATCCTCGACCACATCCAGTGT TTTCAGGAGGAGGGCAGTCATGGCGTCATTCTTTTCCTCTACAGCCTCATCTGCTCCCGTACCATCGAGAG GCTGAGGGAGGACCTGGACTCTCCTACGTCATACCTGCTGCACCTCAGCCCGGGCAGCTCTGTCTGTCGCCAG GCTCTGctgaacctgctgctgaccGGCAGAGCCAGTCCGCACCTCTTCAATGGGACGCAGCACTTCGGTCAGGACGGCCTGCCTCTGCAGCACCCCCTGCAGGGCGTCCTGTCCCGCAGCGATGTAGGATATCTGCGCTGGAGTCGAGAGGAGATGGAGCGCGGTGCGCTGCCCCAG GTTGGCAGCATGCTGAAGACTCCCAGGTTCCCGGTGTGGGTTTGCAGCATCAACAGCAGCTGCTCGGTCCTGTTCAGCGCCACCCGCTTGCTGCTGTCCGACTGGAGGGCGGAGCATCTGTTCCAGCTGTACTACTACAGCGGGCAGAGCTCGCAGACAGCGACGGCCAGGCTGACAGTTG ATACTCACTCCCACCACTGGGAGGCGTCGTCCAGAGATGGAGAAGCAGATCCAGAGAAACGGTTTCCTTCACTGGAGATGACCATCAGGACCAAGTGGGACGGAGCTGCGATTGACTGGAACGGCACCTCCCCCTTCTACTGA
- the mindy4b gene encoding inactive ubiquitin carboxyl-terminal hydrolase MINDY-4B isoform X1, with translation MCVQMEAEIQQILVQVSELQHRRPQSQSVVRLLDVGKEEEQEEAPPPRRTLQALCSIPRRLAISAELGGMPVTPQLIESLRRILLGGNFRVFDYEWRRAIFHFREPNSELAYALKADGGGAQAIQMVVQARIIKHLLFARQSSSDGRTLHSLTEVGRREQDRALAAALSDSLWLAGQEVSATVTLVTEDYCVTPHLDYKLDTFTERLQLFTFSEKDAITNFILDHIQCFQEEGSHGVILFLYSLICSRTIERLREDLDSPTSYLLHLSPGSSVCRQALLNLLLTGRASPHLFNGTQHFGQDGLPLQHPLQGVLSRSDVGYLRWSREEMERGALPQVGSMLKTPRFPVWVCSINSSCSVLFSATRLLLSDWRAEHLFQLYYYSGQSSQTATARLTVDTHSHHWEASSRDGEADPEKRFPSLEMTIRTKWDGAAIDWNGTSPFY, from the exons ATGTGTGTTCAGATGGAGGCAGAGATTCAGCAGATCCTGGTCCAGGTGTCGGAGCTGCAGCACCGAAG GCCGCAGTCACAGTCTGTGGTT aggctgctggatgtggggaaggaggaggagcaggaggaagcCCCTCCACCCCGGAGGACCCTCCAAGCCCTCTGCTCTATCCCCCGGAGGCTGGCCATCTCTGCGGAGCTCGGGGGAATGCCGGTCACCCCCCAACTGATTGAG AGCCTGAGGAGGATTCTTCTGGGTGGAAACTTTCGTGTCTTCGACTACGAGTGGAGGAGAGCCATCTTCCACTTCAGGGAACCAAACTCCGAGTTAGCATACGCTCTGAAGGCTGATGGG GGCGGGGCTCAGGCCATTCAGATGGTCGTCCAGGCTCGCATCATTAAGCACCTGCTGTTTGCCCGACAGAGCAGCTCAGACGGACGGACGTTGCACAG TCTGACAGAGGTAGGACGGCGGGAGCAGGACAGGGCGTTGGCGGCCGCCCTGAGCGACAGCCTCTGGTTGGCCGGCCAGGAGGTGAGCGCCACTGTCACCTTGGTAACCGAAGACTATTGCGTCACACCTCACCTGGACTACAAACTGGACACCTTCACAGAGAGG CTGCAGCTCTTCACGTTCAGCGAGAAGGACGCCATTACCAACTTCATCCTCGACCACATCCAGTGT TTTCAGGAGGAGGGCAGTCATGGCGTCATTCTTTTCCTCTACAGCCTCATCTGCTCCCGTACCATCGAGAG GCTGAGGGAGGACCTGGACTCTCCTACGTCATACCTGCTGCACCTCAGCCCGGGCAGCTCTGTCTGTCGCCAG GCTCTGctgaacctgctgctgaccGGCAGAGCCAGTCCGCACCTCTTCAATGGGACGCAGCACTTCGGTCAGGACGGCCTGCCTCTGCAGCACCCCCTGCAGGGCGTCCTGTCCCGCAGCGATGTAGGATATCTGCGCTGGAGTCGAGAGGAGATGGAGCGCGGTGCGCTGCCCCAG GTTGGCAGCATGCTGAAGACTCCCAGGTTCCCGGTGTGGGTTTGCAGCATCAACAGCAGCTGCTCGGTCCTGTTCAGCGCCACCCGCTTGCTGCTGTCCGACTGGAGGGCGGAGCATCTGTTCCAGCTGTACTACTACAGCGGGCAGAGCTCGCAGACAGCGACGGCCAGGCTGACAGTTG ATACTCACTCCCACCACTGGGAGGCGTCGTCCAGAGATGGAGAAGCAGATCCAGAGAAACGGTTTCCTTCACTGGAGATGACCATCAGGACCAAGTGGGACGGAGCTGCGATTGACTGGAACGGCACCTCCCCCTTCTACTGA